In a genomic window of Gopherus evgoodei ecotype Sinaloan lineage chromosome 14, rGopEvg1_v1.p, whole genome shotgun sequence:
- the BPIFB4 gene encoding BPI fold-containing family B member 4 gives MLKGWGIAIFCGLLAPALSQPVPDAVLRVGKGVIGNAVTGSLIQGNALQGAIRDMPLDSGGPDADGGLLGGLLGGGGGGGLLGGLLGGGGGGEGLLSGITGGLLGGGGGGDGGLLGGGGGLLGGGGGDGGGLLGGGGNAYGGGLPGDGGLLGDGGLLGILGEGGLLSTVQGLTGLRIVELTLPKVSVRLLPGIGVRLDLYTKVAINGKSLLGLLDIAVEVNITSKVRLTMDGTGYPRLVIESCDTLLNGIKIRLLRGLLPIVDNLLARVLNRLLPELLCPVVDVVLGLVNDELGLVNSLVPLGVLGSIQYTVSSLPLVTGQFLEVDLNTVVGQVTGGLIDYPLGKPEAVPMPPMPQMADTASSQLGLSVNFLGSVISLLQKQGALDIDITDGMFPELPPLTTSTLGALVPAVYQKFPEPQPLVLKVAVPETPRVTLKKDQGWIQLTATTEVLVSQPNDAHQSLCVLNIDAALLAHFSVENNKLKISVSLDKTHLSLASSSIGKFDVSLWESLVGKIFDVAFLPAVNSVLGGGIPLPRLMNIDFSNADIDVIEDLLVLSA, from the exons ATGCTAAAAGGCTGGGGCATTGCCATCTTCTGTGGTCTGCTGgcaccagccctgagccagcctgTGCCAGACGCTGTCCTCAGGGTTGGTAAAGGTGTGATAGGCAATG CTGTCACAGGCTCGCTGATACAAGGCAATGCCCTCCAAGGTGCAATCAGGGACATGCCACTCGACAGTGGAGGTCCAGATGCAGATGGAGGCCTGCTAGGAGGTCTCCTTGGTGGTGGCGGCGGTGGTGGCCTGCTTGGGGGCTTACTTGGTGGAGGTGGCGGTGGAGAAGGGCTACTTAGTGGGATTACTGGTGGCTTGCTTGGTGGagggggtggtggtgatggtggcctGCTTGGTGGAGGTGGTGGCCTGCTTGGTGGAGGTGGTGGTGATGGCGGAGGTCTCCTTGGCGGTGGTGGCAATGCTTATGGCGGAGGCCTACCTGGGGATG GAGGTCTGCTGGGTGATGGAGGTCTACTTGGTATCCTCGGGGAAGGAGGTTTGCTCAGCACCGTCCAGGGGCTCACAGG GTTGAGAATTGTGGAACTAACACTCCCCAAAGTATCTGTGAGACTCCTACCAGGGATTGGAGTCCGCCTGGACTTGTATACTAAAGTAGCAATCAATGGTAAGAG CCTCCTAGGTTTGCTTGACATTGCAGTGGAAGTGAACATCACGTCGAAAGTCAGATTGACTATGGATGGCACTGGCTACCCCAGGCTGGTGATTGAGAGCTGCGATACTCTTCTCAATGGTATTAAAATCAGACTCCTTAGAGG cCTGCTCCCAATTGTGGATAATTTATTGGCACGGGTCCTTAACAGACTGCTTCCCGAATTG CTGTGCCCAGTGGTCGATGTTGTCCTTGGCCTTGTCAATGATGAACTAGGCCTCGTGAACT CTCTGGTGCCCCTGGGTGTACTGGGAAGCATTCAGTACACTGTTTCCAGCCTTCCGCTAGTAACTGGCCAGTTTCTGGAAGTTGATTTAAAT ACTGTAGTTGGGCAGGTAACAGGAGGCCTCATTGACTACCCCCTGGGCAAACCGGAAGCTGTCCCCATGCCACCAATGCCACAGATGGCAGACACCGCCTCCTCCCAGCTTGGACTCTCGGTAAACTTCCTTGGCTCTGTAATCTCTCTCCTGCAGAAGCAAGGGGCGCTTGATATAGACATCACTGATGGAATG TTTCCTGAGCTTCCTCCACTAACAACATCAACCCTTGGAGCCCTGGTTCCCGCG GTTTACCAGAAGTTCCCTGAGCCCCAGCCACTGGTGCTGAAAGTTGCAGTGCCTGAAACTCCCAGGGTGACCTTGAAAAAAGATCAAGGCTGGATACAACTCACTGCTACCACAGAAGTGTTGGTTTCCCAGCCCAATGATGCCCACCAGTCCCTGTGTGTTCTAAATATT GATGCTGCTTTGTTGGCCCACTTTTCTGTTGAAAATAACAAACTGAAGATCAGTGTCAGCCTTGACAA GACTCATCTCTCCTTGGCTTCCTCCTCTATTGGCAAATTTGAT GTCTCGCTTTGGGAGTCGCTGGTTGGCAAGATTTTTGATGTTGCCTTCCTGCCAGCAGTGAACA GTGTGTTAGGAGGAGGCATTCCTCTCCCTAGACTGATGAACATCGACTTCAGTAACGCTGATATTGATGTCATTGAA GATCTTCTTGTGTTATCAGCATGA
- the LOC115635172 gene encoding BPI fold-containing family B member 3-like: protein MLRIWAILLFGSLLTPSQGLDGAAQVCARVNPNVLGKIIDDLFHRDDILRSVLGLVLAGNGGPLNLGNLLGTGITRLEIKKLTLPKVSLKLLPEVGVQLNIYTEVLIKGKDLLGKVLDLQVEVNITARARLAQHGKDAPKLTVEHCTTQLVNVRILHNVLQLDPDVLNKAPGNLFDGVLCPLIDSVLNATNSLLSTVNSVVPLGVVGNLQYTLASFSVVSDAAIKLDLNAIVEDLLGYKVDDPACSAAIVSLPSVVASSSQVGLSVCLLSSVLKLLLAPGNLSTDIAAQKLPSDIPLTASVLRALIPEVSKLLLESQQPLLKIRALETPAVSVKNGSVTVWLPASIEVSPLDFPEQSLFVLNADIVLRVQPTISDNKLHVSVSLERVCLRLASSLISHFNVAHLEPLISDILNAAYVPLINDALGVEIPLPNLLNLNWENGLVKVINNALLVNALA from the exons ATGCTAAGGATTTGGGCCATTCTCCTCTTCGGCAGCCTGTTGACCCCCTCTCAAGGGCTAGATGGTGCTGCTCAAGTTTGTGCCAGGGTGAATCCAAACGTATTAGGAAAAA TTATAGATGACTTGTTCCACAGAGATGACATTCTCAGAAGTGTGCTAGGACTCGTGTTAGCTGGCAATGGGGGGCCCCTCAACCTGGGAAATCTGCTGGGCACTGGCATCACAAG GCTGGAAATAAAAAAACTTACTCTCCCAAAAGTATCGCTGAAGCTCCTGCCAGAAGTGGGGGTCCAGCTGAACATCTACACCGAAGTGTTAATTAAAGGGAAAGA CCTTCTAGGTAAGGTGCTCGATCTCCAGGTGGAAGTGAACATTACCGCAAGAGCCAGACTGGCACAACATGGCAAGGATGCCCCCAAGTTAACCGTTGAACACTGCACGACGCAGCTTGTTAACGTTCGGATCCTCCACAA TGTGCTCCAACTAGATCCAGATGTCCTAAACAAGGCCCCTGGGAACCTCTTTGATGGAGTG CTGTGTCCTTTAATTGATTCCGTGCTCAACGCCACGAACTCTCTGCTGAGCACCGTGAACT CCGTGGTCCCACTGGGCGTGGTAGGAAATCTCCAGTACACTTTGGCGAGCTTCTCTGTGGTCAGTGATGCGGCGATCAAACTGGATTTAAAT GCTATAGTTGAGGATTTGCTTGGCTATAAAGTCGACGATCCTGCGTGCTCAGCAGCAATTGTATCTCTGCCGTCCGTGGTGGCCAGCTCTTCCCAGGTGGGCCTCTCTGTGTGCCTCCTCAGCTCCGTGCTCAAGCTGCTGCTGGCGCCTGGGAATCTCAGCACAGACATCGCAGCTCAAAAG CTTCCCAGTGACATCCcactgacagcctctgtgcttcGCGCTCTCATTCCTGAG GTCTCCAAACTGCTGCTGGAGTCACAGCAACCGTTGCTGAAGATCAGAGCTCTGGAAACGCCTGCAGTGTCGGTGAAAAATGGCAGTGTCACTGTGTGGCTCCCTGCTTCCATTGAGGTTTCCCCCTTAGATTTCCCCGAGCAGTCTCTCTTTGTTCTGAATGCT GATATTGTTCTGAGAGTCCAACCTACCATTTCAGACAACAAACTCCATGTCTCTGTATCTCTGGAAAG aGTCTGCCTCAGACTGGCTTCTTCGCTAATTAGCCATTTCAAT GTTGCACATCTTGAACCATTAATCAGTGACATACTCAATGCTGCATACGTGCCACTCATCAATG ATGCCCTGGGGGTGGAAATTCCTCTGCCCAATCTTCTCAACCTGAACTGGGAGAATGGCCTTGTCAAAGTCATTAAT AATGCTTTATTGGTTAATGCGCTGGCCTAA